In Quercus robur chromosome 11, dhQueRobu3.1, whole genome shotgun sequence, the following proteins share a genomic window:
- the LOC126704814 gene encoding L-type lectin-domain containing receptor kinase S.4-like, with amino-acid sequence MLINVSISPLGLPRPCWPLISFPIDLSTVIDDYMYLGFSASTGVLAATHNVHGWSFRIGERAQDLHPKEPPSLVTGSEEVVHRKGLIIRSQDEILEDWEVEYGARRFKQDKLLLVYDYVPNGGLDKILFDSEEQRKILSWKQIHKILIGVAQALLYLHEESEQRVVHRDVKPSNVLKDANLNARLGDFGLPRTYKHGINPQTTHIVGTLGYIAPEFTRTGKATRSTDEYGYGILLLEVACGRRPIEPKKNPEELLLVDWVRELHSQGEIIRAVDPILDACDPDEVELVLVLGLLSSLPHPDHRPSMRRILQILLGDASLPPLPPAIHLEEYRMMEFSNDSDLSSYGMTSSLSSSFKRFDKIVASPHAPVIL; translated from the exons ATGTTGATCAATGTATCAATTTCTCCTCTTGGCTTGCCAAGGCCTTGTTGGCCTTTGATTTCATTCCCCATTGACCTCTCTACAGTGATTGATGATTACATGTACTTGGGGTTCTCTGCTTCCACTGGTGTGCTTGCAGCCACACATAATGTGCATGGTTGGAGCTTTAGAATTGGGGAGAGGGCACAAGACTTACATCCAAAGGAGCCCCCATCTCTTGTGACAGGTTCTGAAGAGGTAGTGCACAGAAAGGGACTTAT AATTAGAAGCCAAGATGAGATTTTGGAAGACTGGGAAGTTGAATATGGAGCTCGTAGATTCAA ACAAGACAAGCTCCTTCTTGTTTATGACTATGTACCAAATGGAGGCCTCGACAAGATTTTGTTTGATAGTGAGGAGCAGAGGAAAATTCTATCTTGGAAGCAAATACACAAGATCCTCATCGGTGTTGCACAAGCATTGCTCTACCTCCATGAAGAATCTGAACAAAGGGTGGTTCATAGAGATGTTAAGCCAAGTAATGTACTTAAAGATGCAAACCTCAATGCAAGGCTTGGGGATTTTGGCCTGCCTAGAACTTATAAACATGGTATCAATCCGCAAACAACTCACATTGTGGGAACACTAGGGTACATAGCCCCTGAATTTACAAGGACTGGGAAAGCCACAAGAAGCACAGATGAGTATGGTTATGGCATACTTCTGCTAGAAGTAGCATGTGGAAGGAGACCGATCGAGCCAAAAAAGAACCCTGAGGAACTACTGTTGGTGGATTGGGTAAGAGAACTACATTCTCAAGGAGAGATCATAAGAGCAGTTGATCCAATACTGGATGCTTGTGACCCAGATGAAGTTGAGCTCGTGCTTGTTCTTGGTTTGCTCTCCTCTCTTCCACATCCTGACCATAGGCCTAGTATGAGAAGAATTCTTCAAATCCTACTGGGAGATGCTAGCCTTCCACCGCTACCACCTGCCATTCACCTCGAAGAGTATAGGATGATGGAATTCTCCAATGATTCTGATCTTTCTAGTTATGGCATGACCTCATCATTGAGCAGCAGTTTCAAACGCTTTGACAAAATTGTTGCTAGTCCACATGCACCCGTTATTTTATAA
- the LOC126704815 gene encoding L-type lectin-domain containing receptor kinase S.4-like: MLSITNDSLRLLGHAFYPSPLQFKKNNANNLSTVVTFSTNFVLSIISKYPDLGGHGLAFILTSTKEPKDCRANQYLGLPNVTGKTESSSWILAVEFDIVQNPDFQDINDNHVRIDISSLISNISEPAAYYNSTRKEDYYNNSIILQSGNPIQVWVDYKS; this comes from the coding sequence ATGCTTTCCATAACAAACGATTCATTGAGGCTTCTTGGGCATGCCTTCTATCCATCTCCTCtacaattcaagaaaaataacGCAAACAACTTATCCACAGTTGTGACCTTTAGCACTAACTTTGTTCTTTCCATCATTTCCAAGTACCCTGATCTCGGAGGACATGGTCTTGCTTTCATTCTCACTTCCACCAAAGAACCAAAGGATTGTCGTGCAAACCAATATTTGGGTCTTCCAAATGTTACAGGCAAGACGGAATCTTCTTCTTGGATTTTAGCCGTGGAGTTTGACATTGTCCAAAATCCTGATTTCCAAGATATCAATGATAACCATGTTAGAATTGATATATCAAGCCTAATCTCAAACATATCTGAGCCAGCAGCATACTACAACTCCACAAGAAAAGAGGATTACTACAACAATTCCATCATACTCCAGAGTGGAAACCCAATTCAAGTGTGGGTTGATTATAAAAGCTAA